A region of the Vibrio tubiashii genome:
AAGCTTACGGCCATCGGTAAAGTAATGTTCCCGAATGATGTTGCCCGGTTGCCAATGTGCGGCTTTTAACGCTGGATCGATGTAGTTTGCTCTGGTATCTGCTTCTGACGACATGTCGTCACTCCTTGATAATTTTTAGCCCTGTCTATCGCTTGGCATTTTTTCCAATATGTCGCTCAATGGGCAGTTAAATAAATCGCATAGCTTATCGAGCGCTTCTAAGTCCACCTTGAGCGCGGTTTCTTTGTAAAGTAGCGTGACGGTGGTACGGCTTAGGCCGGTTTCTCGCATCACGTCGCTAATGCGCATTTTTCTCTCGCCCATTAAACGGGCTAGATGGCAGCGAAT
Encoded here:
- a CDS encoding helix-turn-helix domain-containing protein; its protein translation is MIRCHLARLMGERKMRISDVMRETGLSRTTVTLLYKETALKVDLEALDKLCDLFNCPLSDILEKMPSDRQG